CTGGAGCTAACCCCAACAGAGAAGTTCGAGAACATACCGGGATATGGTGTTCGAGCTTCAGTAAACGGGCAGGAGATTCTGGTCGGCACGCGTCGTTTGCTTGCAGATGCACAGGTGAATGTCTCTGAGGAAACCGTTCAGCAGATGAACCGTCTGGAGGAACAAGGGCGTACAGCGATGCTGGTAGCGGTAGATGGTCAGTGGGCAGGGATCGTGGCTGTGGCTGACACCATCAAGGATACCTCTCGAGAAGCCATTGGTCGTCTTCAAGCGATGGGGATCGATGTTATCATGATCACGGGAGACAATGAGCGAACAGCTCGTGCTGTAGCAGAACAGGCAGGGATCGGTAAAGTTCTGGCTGAGGTTCTGCCGGAAGGCAAGGCTGCGGAAGTGAAGAAACTTCAGGAAAGTGGCCTGAAAGTCGCGATGGTAGGTGACGGCATTAATGATGCTCCGGCACTCGCTACAGCGGATATTGGGATGGCGATCGGAACAGGAACGGATGTAGCGATGGAAGCGGCGGATATTACGTTGATGCGTGGTGATCTGAACAGCATTGCAGATGCCATTGAGATGAGCCGGCGCACGATGGGGAACATCAAACAAAACTTGTTCTGGGCACTCGGTTACAATGTTATTGGTATTCCAATTGCGGCAGTTGGCTTCTTGGCTCCATGGTTGGCAGGGGCGGCGATGGCGTTCAGCTCCGTATCGGTTGTACTGAATTCCCTACGTCTGCAACGCATGAAGTTGAAGAGAAATGACTGACCGACTTTTGTTTGGAGATATATTCAACACCTCATTGTCAATAAAGTGGGGATGAATAAATACGCGGTTCGCTGCGGCGGACCGTGTTTTTTGTTGAGAAAAATACAGTTGAGTCGCCAGAAAGTAAGCCTGAATCGTTGGTATTAGATGTTCTTTTCTACGAAGAAAAGATAGCATAATGCCCTTTTGTGAAAATGGATCGATTTTATTCATGAATAAAGCTTACGTTTTCTGAATTTTTCAAAAATGAGTTGACAATATGGACATATTCACATAAAATTTAAACGATCGTTTGATTCAAACAACTGTTTAAATCAAATTAGAACTATTTGAGTAATGGAGGACACCTTTTATGTTACAGGCTTTACGTACATTGTTTAAAAAACCGCCAGTGATTGTAGGGATCGTAACAGCACTTATGTTTCAAGTGATCTTTAGCGTGATCTGGATGACCGCATATTCTGGAGTAAATGACCGTACGAAAGAATTGACGGTTGCGATTGTGAATGAGGACGGCGAAATGTCCAAAGGAATTGCAGACTCGCTCGCAGGAACACTGCCTTTCCATACCGTATCCAATCTAAGCGCGGCTGAAGCGTTGGATCAGCTGAATCATCACCAAGTACACATGGTGCTGGATATCCCGGCTGGGTTTAACGAATTGCTTCAGACGGCTGGCTCAACCGCCGAGATTAAATACACCATTAATGAAGCGAACCCGGTTACGATTAAAAGCATGATGCAAGGTGTATCACAAAGTGTGACAAACACGATTAACAAACAAGCTACAGCACAAGGGGTACAGACGGTATTGACCGCTTCAGGTGCACCTGCCGATCAGGCTGCTGAAGCCGCTACAAACCTGACTACCCGAGTGGAAGGAACGACAACGTCCATCAACCCGGTTAACGGGATGAATAATCAGATGGTGCCGATGATGATGGTACTGGCTTCCTATGTAGGTGCCATGATCATGGGGATGAACCTCCAGACAGCCATGGGTATGCTGTCATCTACCTATTCCCGCTTGACTTTGTTTGGCGCGAGAGTAGTCATTAACGTGGGTTCTGCATTGGTCGTTTCCTTGCTGGGATCATCGTTGATCGTGGCACTGGGAGGACAGATTGCACAAGGATTCGTTGCATTCTGGTTGTTCCAGGCGCTCTTCCTGTGCACGTTCATGTTCTTCTCCCAGTTCTTCCTGATCTGCTTCGGACCAGCAGGAAGTCTGTTCAACATCATCTCACTGTCCTTGCAACTGGTATCTTCCGGTGCAATGGTACCGCGTGAATTGCTGAACAGCTTCTATAGCGGCATTGGGCAGTACCTGCCTGCAACATACGCCGTTCAGGGTATTCTGAGCGTGCAGTTGGGAGGCCCAGGAGTTCAGTCTGCTGCGGGCTCTATCGTGATTGTACTGTTGGTTGCCGTTGCGTTGTCACTGGTCGTGACGCTGTTGAAAAAACAACGCATGCCAGCTATGGCTCCAAGTCCTGCTCAAGCAAACAACTAATACAGCAGATGCATACCATTGCATCATAGGATAGGACAAGCACCCCGATGATTTTCATCGGGGTGCTTGGTGTAATATAATAGACAGATGAATCGCTGGCTGCAGTCCTTGAGCTGGAGCGAATGAGATGAACGGACAAGAGGGAGCGGGACGGAATGACGGAACCGGAGTTGGATATCAAAACGAGGATATTGCTTGCAGCCAAGAAGCTTTTTGCACAGCAAGGGTATGACGGGACGAGTGTTCGTCAAATATGTGATGAGGCAGGTGCCAATGTGTCGCTGGTGTCTTATCATTTTGGCGGCAAAGAAAAAGTGTTCGAAGCATTATTTGAGCATTTCTTCCCGGGGCATATGATGAACGCGCTGGCGGAAGAGTCGATGTCCTCGCCTGTGGAAGGTATCCGCCGAATTATTGGTGAAGTTGTGAAGTTCACGATGACGGATCGGGAGATGAGCGATATTGTGCAGCTTGAAATTACACTGCGGACACATCGTACAGCTACCGTATTTCGTTTTCTAGACCCTGTATGGACCCGAGTGAGGGACCTGCTGCAAGAAGGAAAAGACCAGGGATTGTTCCAGGTCGAGTCCGTATCTTATGCAATGCTTCAGGTTATGGGCGTGGCTTTGGCGCACAAAAGGGCCAAGAATTCACGATTTGGCTTTGATTATCAGGATATGAATACAGACGAGCTTGCTGAGCAGACAATTGAGTTCGTACTACGAGGATTGGGAGTGAACCACCATGAATGAAACCATTGAGTTGATGATGAAACACCGCTCTGTACGCAAATTCAAGCCAGACCCGGTAAGTGAAGAGCAGCTTGCAGCCATCGTAGCGGCTGGACAGATGGCTTCCTCTTCAAGTAGTGTGCAAGCATATACCGTAATTGCTGTGACTGACTTAGAGCAAAAAGCCAAGCTGGCTGAATTGGCAGGCAACCAGGCCTATGTCAATGAATGTCCGGTGTTTCTTGTATGGTGTGCTGATCTGTATCGGCTGAGTGATGCTGCGAAACGTCATCTTCCTGAAAAGGAATCGTATGCCGATTCAACCGAGAATTTCATGGTAGCCACGATTGATGCTGCTCTGGCTTCCCAGAACGCCGCTCTTGCAGCGGAGTCACTAGGGTTCGGAATCGTATATATTGGCGGGCTTCGTACCCGGATTGAGGAAGTTGCTGAGCTGTTGGAATTGCCGGAAGGGGTATATCCGGTGTATGGCATGTGTATTGGCGTTGCAGATCAGGAAACGGGAATTCGCCCGCGTCTGCCACTGGATGCAGTCCTGCATCATAATCGTTATAATGCCGAGCAGAGCATCAAAGGTGTTGAGCAGTATGATGAGACAACGACGGCGTACATGAAAGAACGGACTAACGGTGAAAGAACAACTCCATGGTCCGAACTAATGGCGAAGCGCCTGACTGAGCCGACAAGGTTACAGGTGAGACCTTTCCTGGAAGGCAAAGGATTCTTGAAGCGTTAAGTTATATAGTAAATTAGAAGTCAGTCGGAGCGAAACCGACTGACTTCTTTGTGCTTTGTTGTAAAGTGCTGTGTTGGCAGGGCAAGCGAGAGCACTTGCTGTTACCTGATTGTAATCAAGTTAAGCCATAGAAACGCTTTGTGTTCTGATAAAAGAGGCGGGCGGTCCGCTCGGTTCCCATGCCAGTGATTTCACTCCAAGCCTGGATGACCTGTCTGGTCATGGCAGGGTGTGTCATTCGTCCCTGAAATGGTCCTTCGAAGGGCCAAGGTCCGTCGGTCTCGGCCATCACTTGTTCCGATGGATATTGCCGGGCGAGTTCACGAATCTCTTCTTCATACCGAATATCCGGCGTGAAGGAGATGAAATAGCCGTTGTCCGCTATGCGCCTTACGGTTTGGTGAGAACCTTTGAACCAGTGGAAATGGGCGCGTCGGAACTGATTTTGCTCCAGTAGATCACAGACGATATCCGCATCTTCGTATACCGCATGAAGGACAAGTGGTTTGTTGTACTTTTTGGCAAGTTGGATGAAACGTTCAAGCAGTTCAATGTACCCGCTCTGATCGAAGCGCTGCCCTGCCTGCTCCGCTTCCAGACGATTGTAATAGGGGAGCCCGACTTCTCCTATTGCTGTAGCTTGTCCAATATGCTTCTCGATCCATTGGAAGAACAGGTCTAGTTCTGCAACGGACGGCAGTTCCTGTTCCGGATGGAAACCGAAGGCCGGATAGATGTTACGTGGATGTTGTTTTGCAAGCTCCAGATTGACCCGGGCAGAAGCGAGATTCATGGACACAGCAATGACTGCTTCGACCTGCTGAGACGGGAAAGATAACAGCATCTCTCGTTGTTCGTCAGGGGTATACTGATCGAAGTGAATATGAGCATCAATTAATGGTGCAAAAGCTTGAGAATGCACGAGGGAATTCCTCCTTGTGTTCATTTATATTCTAACTATGTTACGCAGAATTTCTTGTGGTGGATCACCCATTAAAGGAAAATAATAACTTAAAAACCCGCGCTATCAAGATAGGCGGGCTTTCTGCTGTTCTTCTCTCATCCACTGTGCAATCTGCCGTTTACGCTCCAGAAAAGCGGATTCCTCCGTAATTTCTTCTCGTCTTGGGCGGTCAAAAGGAACATGTACCTCGTGCAACACCGTTGCAGGTCGGTTGGATAACACATAGACCCGATCTGCAAGTAGCAATGCTTCTTCGATATTGTGGGTGATGAACAGCACCGAGCGGCGGTTCTGTTCCCAGATATCGAGCAGCCAGCGCTGCATGTCGCTACGTGTCAGTGCATCCAGCGCGCTGAAAGGTTCGTCCAGAAGCATGAGTTCCTGCGGACTGAGCAGGGCACGCAGAAATGCAGCACGCTGCTGCATTCCGCCCGACAGCATATGAGGATAGGCCTGCTCGAACCCGGCAAGACCCACGCTGCTTAACCACTTTCGAGCCTCTGCAAGTGCTTCGGCCCGATGTGGAGCGCTTGAAGCTACTTCACCAGCAAGTAGTACATTATCTTCAATGGTACGCCACGGGAAAAGGGCGGGCTGTTGCGGCATATAACTAATCTTGCCACGCTGTCCCGTTACATTCTGACCGTTCATAAGCACTTGGCCTTCCTGTGGCTTCAGCAGACCGCCGATGATATGGAACAGGGTACTTTTGCCACAGCCGGATGGACCAACGATAGCGACAAACTCGCCTTGCTCCACAGTCAGGGATAGGCCGTTCAGAACCGGTAACCTGCTCCGCCGTTCACGGAATGATGCATGAACATCAACGACTTCCAGTGCAGGTGGAACCGGAGCAGGAGTCGTATTGGCAGATCGATCAGGCGTAGCGGAGTTAACCTTTTCACCGTGCGTTGGCTCCATTACACTTGCTCCTCGTCCAGGCTGGACTTGTTCATCCTGTTGCCGATTCATATGGTCATCACTTCCTAATATACAGATTACTTGCTTTATTACCGCTTCTGTGGCCGCCAGCGCACGAGAAGCTTCTCCAGTAGGGCAATGAACAGGAAGAGCAGCAAGCTGAGCGCGACAATAATCATTATCGCCACGAATAGGCGGTCCGTACGATAAGCCGACTTTTGCAGCATCATATAATAACCAATACCCTTGTCTGCACCAATCCATTCGGCGATGATGGCGCCCATCACGCTATAGGTAGCGGCGATTTTGACACCGGAGAACACGGATGGCAGCGCATGGGGAAGCTCCAGCTTCCAGAAGATCTGATGACGTTTCGCACCAGCCATGCGCATATAGTTCATCATCGCTGCATCTGTACGGGTCAATCCGTCCATGGCCGCCACTGCAACGGGGAAGAAACAGACGAGGATGATGGTAATTAGCTTGGGCAACAGCCCGAATCCAAACCAGATTAACAGGAGCGGTGCGAGCGCAATGGTTGGGATATTTTGACTAAGAATAAGTAAAGGATACAGGGCTGACTTGAGAAAAGGGACCAAATGCAGCACCATCGCAATCAGTAATCCAACCGCTGTTCCAGCGGCGAATCCAATCAGCGTTAACTGAATGGTTGCGGAAGCGTGCATACCAAGTCGTTCGGCCTGGGTTGCCGCTTCGCGGGCGATGTCGGATGGTGCAGGCAGCATCCATTTCTCAATATGGAAGAGGGAGACGGCTCCCTGCCATATCGCTATAAAGAGAATAACCGCCACAATGGGCGGCCATACACTTTTGAAATAGGCAGGCATTAGCGATACTTCTCCGTCAGGGTATCCATGCTGAAGCCAGTAGGGCTATGGGCGATTTTGATCTGGGAGATGATGCTTGGGCTGCCAGCCTCCACAAGTACCTCGTGCATTTTACGTACAACTTCCAGCAGTTCCTCCAGTTCCCCCTCCATTGTGGTGTCGAGCGCGTTCACCTGATATTTCAGGCCGGATTGCTGAATAACTTCAATGGCGCGATCTACATAAGGATAAGAGTTCTCGCCATTTGGCGTTTTCGGAATAACCTGAATGCTAAGTAGTGTGCTTGCCATGAGAGATCACGGCTCCTTTCGTGATAAATTACATGAATTGAACCAGGTTTACACTTATCACTCCGATTGCAGTACCCTCTTCCGATCACTGTTATCCCCGGATTTCTTTAATGAGTTCTAATGGAGGAAATCCGGGGATAGCATATGCTTCCGAAGGAGCTTTCTTTCAGAAAGCTTTTAGGTGAGCGCTTCGCTTCTTCAGATGGGTTCTGCACTCTTCGTTCTTGTGTAAAAAAGTTAAACTTAAGCAATTTTTATTGGGGTAAAAACTCGTTTGTATATGCTTTGCTCACATCGATCTGTTCATCCAGCAGTTTTTTGCTAAACATCCAGTCGGTATAGTTCTGCCACACTTCCTGTTTTTGCTCACCCCAGCGCGGGGCGTCATCTGTGTACTTTGGACTAAGCCATTTCTGGCTTGCCAGTACGAGGTCTTTATCCAGATCCGGTACGGCCTTAATCAGAATGTTCGCTGCGTCTTCGGGATGATCAATCGCATATTGATACCCTTCTGAAGTGGCCTTCAGGAATGCTTTCACCAACTCAGGGTCGTTTTGGATCGTCTGCTCGTTTGTTACGAGGACAGGCGTGTAGTAATCCAATGCATCTGAATAATCCTTCACATATAACATGTCGATTGGTTCCCCGCGCAGTTCGGCTTCAATACCTGTCCAGGCGTAGAAAATCCACGCGAAATCAATGTCCCGTTTCACTGCGGTGAAAAAGTCAGCGTCACCCATGTTAATGTTTTTCACTTTGGATACATCTGCTCCGTCGCCTTCCATAATGGATTGCATCACGGCTTCTTCGACTGGGGAACCCCAACCGCCATAGGTTTTACCTTCAAAATCTTTCGGTGACTTGATATTCCGATCCGCCGGAGCAGCGAACCCGGAGGTATTATGCTGAATAACTGCTGCGATGGAGACCAATGGAACACCCTGTGTGCGGGCTTGAGTTACACTCTCCTGATAACTTACGCCAAAAGGCACTTCATTCGAGGCAACCATTGTATCTGCGCCACCGGCACCTGGTTGTACAATCTCCACGTTCAAGCCTTCGGCCTTATAAAAACCTTGATCTACAGCTGTATACAGGCCTGTATGATTCGTATTCGGTGTCCAGTCGAGCACCACTTTAATATCTTTCAGGGCGGCAGTGTCACCTTCGTTGCTGCTTTCCGTATTTGTGTTGCCGTTCTGCCCAGCTGGGGCAGCTTCTTTGCCACCACATGCGGCTACAGTCACCATAAGCACGCATAAGAGCAACAATCCCATCGTTTTACGCCATTTCATCTGTGGTTCTCTCCTTCGGTATGTCCGGCCGATTGGCACGGGGTACTCCTTGGCTTCATATCCAATCATCTTGCATAAATCGACAGATTTATACCAGTTGAGATCCGGATGACGTTATTTTTGAGCGTAAGTAAACGTCCATCGATGTCATTCAAGGAAGCCAGACCGCGTTTAGCGGCAGTTTTTCTTGCAATATCAGAAAGGTGATGCTTCCAAACTTATACTTTCTGATAGTAACAAAAAAAGCGCCCCGTAATCCGGGACGCGTGCAGGCGTTAGAGAGGTGGCGTTCAGCCATAGGGCTGTGCCATTTCGATATACTCCGATTCCTACGCTGGCATGATCCAGATCAGGTCTAAGGGTTAGTATCTTGGTGGGATACACTCTCAGCCGGCCAATTCCGACTCCCCTGGGAAACTATGAAGTTACGGGCATTACTAGGTGTAATTATAGGCCAGCCGGTGGAACGTGTCCAGTCAGGAACTGGATAGGGACATGTATGAACTTATCAAACAGGCCATTATACATATGTATAACAGCCTGTTTAGATGTGTTATTTTCAATAATTATCGTGGCGAATCATATAAGGAAATCTGGCTGAGTGCAAAAGCATCGGATTTGGGGTCATAACCTACCTGTCTCTGAGTGGTTTCCAGATTTAATCGTTTAAACCGATTATTCGAGATCCCATGCAGTATGGTGAAGGGTTCCAGATCTGTAGTTGTAATTGCTTTGAACATCAAATCACACAAGTCAGACGGACTAATATACGCGCTCATATCCCTTGCCTCCAGAACTGGTCCGTCCGGTTGAAAATCATCATATGCACCTATACGTATCGCAACACTTTGTAAACCTTCGGTATACGCAAAATAGGAAGCGAGCGATTCTCCAAAACATTTGCTAACCCCGTACAAATTCCGTGGGCGTGTCGGCATGTCCGGATAGACCTGAGCATCAATGGGATACCCCTCGATCGTCTGTGCACTGCTTGCCAGAATGACTCTTCGTACACCTTGGTCCTTGGCTGCACGGAATACATTAAATGTACCTTTGATATTGATGTCCAACAACGATTCATAAAATCCGGCATTCGGTGAAGGATCTCCCGCCAGATGTACAACCACATCCATGCCTTCGCAAGCATGCTGACAGGCTTCAGGATCTGTCACATCCAGTGTCATGATCTCATGGCCGGTCCCTTGATACGTATGCAGTCTGTCGATATTTAAATCCGTTAGTCGCAGGTGAAATGTCTCTGACAAGTGTTGGGACAAGTCACGTCCAATTTTTCCGGCTGCGCCGGTAATTAAAATGTTCATAAAATCAGCTCCATTTCTTAGCGCTGGAAGAACTCAATCCATTCCTTTTCAGGTCCATAGATGAAGAAATAACGGTAATCGTTAGGCAGTGTGATGATCTCTCCATCGATAAATTCGGCTTCGGTGGCTTGGATGCGTTTGTACTCAGAATCAAGATCATCCACGTGGATGGCAAAATGGTGCACGGTTCCTTCGGAAGGCAGCTTGTCGCTGTACCCTTGAATTAACTCAATCTCAGTCTCGTTACTTCCATTGAAGCCAAGAAAGGCGAGCTGAATGACGCCGTTAGTATGGGTTACCCGGTCTTTCAATTCAAGACCAACAATCTCCGTATA
This Paenibacillus xylanexedens DNA region includes the following protein-coding sequences:
- the nfsA gene encoding oxygen-insensitive NADPH nitroreductase; translation: MNETIELMMKHRSVRKFKPDPVSEEQLAAIVAAGQMASSSSSVQAYTVIAVTDLEQKAKLAELAGNQAYVNECPVFLVWCADLYRLSDAAKRHLPEKESYADSTENFMVATIDAALASQNAALAAESLGFGIVYIGGLRTRIEEVAELLELPEGVYPVYGMCIGVADQETGIRPRLPLDAVLHHNRYNAEQSIKGVEQYDETTTAYMKERTNGERTTPWSELMAKRLTEPTRLQVRPFLEGKGFLKR
- a CDS encoding ABC transporter substrate-binding protein, with product MKWRKTMGLLLLCVLMVTVAACGGKEAAPAGQNGNTNTESSNEGDTAALKDIKVVLDWTPNTNHTGLYTAVDQGFYKAEGLNVEIVQPGAGGADTMVASNEVPFGVSYQESVTQARTQGVPLVSIAAVIQHNTSGFAAPADRNIKSPKDFEGKTYGGWGSPVEEAVMQSIMEGDGADVSKVKNINMGDADFFTAVKRDIDFAWIFYAWTGIEAELRGEPIDMLYVKDYSDALDYYTPVLVTNEQTIQNDPELVKAFLKATSEGYQYAIDHPEDAANILIKAVPDLDKDLVLASQKWLSPKYTDDAPRWGEQKQEVWQNYTDWMFSKKLLDEQIDVSKAYTNEFLPQ
- a CDS encoding ABC transporter permease, which gives rise to MPAYFKSVWPPIVAVILFIAIWQGAVSLFHIEKWMLPAPSDIAREAATQAERLGMHASATIQLTLIGFAAGTAVGLLIAMVLHLVPFLKSALYPLLILSQNIPTIALAPLLLIWFGFGLLPKLITIILVCFFPVAVAAMDGLTRTDAAMMNYMRMAGAKRHQIFWKLELPHALPSVFSGVKIAATYSVMGAIIAEWIGADKGIGYYMMLQKSAYRTDRLFVAIMIIVALSLLLFLFIALLEKLLVRWRPQKR
- a CDS encoding VOC family protein, whose product is MSFQKRIDHIGIAVRDLETTLRFYTEIVGLELKDRVTHTNGVIQLAFLGFNGSNETEIELIQGYSDKLPSEGTVHHFAIHVDDLDSEYKRIQATEAEFIDGEIITLPNDYRYFFIYGPEKEWIEFFQR
- a CDS encoding YhgE/Pip domain-containing protein: MLQALRTLFKKPPVIVGIVTALMFQVIFSVIWMTAYSGVNDRTKELTVAIVNEDGEMSKGIADSLAGTLPFHTVSNLSAAEALDQLNHHQVHMVLDIPAGFNELLQTAGSTAEIKYTINEANPVTIKSMMQGVSQSVTNTINKQATAQGVQTVLTASGAPADQAAEAATNLTTRVEGTTTSINPVNGMNNQMVPMMMVLASYVGAMIMGMNLQTAMGMLSSTYSRLTLFGARVVINVGSALVVSLLGSSLIVALGGQIAQGFVAFWLFQALFLCTFMFFSQFFLICFGPAGSLFNIISLSLQLVSSGAMVPRELLNSFYSGIGQYLPATYAVQGILSVQLGGPGVQSAAGSIVIVLLVAVALSLVVTLLKKQRMPAMAPSPAQANN
- a CDS encoding NAD-dependent epimerase/dehydratase family protein — encoded protein: MNILITGAAGKIGRDLSQHLSETFHLRLTDLNIDRLHTYQGTGHEIMTLDVTDPEACQHACEGMDVVVHLAGDPSPNAGFYESLLDINIKGTFNVFRAAKDQGVRRVILASSAQTIEGYPIDAQVYPDMPTRPRNLYGVSKCFGESLASYFAYTEGLQSVAIRIGAYDDFQPDGPVLEARDMSAYISPSDLCDLMFKAITTTDLEPFTILHGISNNRFKRLNLETTQRQVGYDPKSDAFALSQISLYDSPR
- a CDS encoding ABC transporter ATP-binding protein, with product MNRQQDEQVQPGRGASVMEPTHGEKVNSATPDRSANTTPAPVPPALEVVDVHASFRERRSRLPVLNGLSLTVEQGEFVAIVGPSGCGKSTLFHIIGGLLKPQEGQVLMNGQNVTGQRGKISYMPQQPALFPWRTIEDNVLLAGEVASSAPHRAEALAEARKWLSSVGLAGFEQAYPHMLSGGMQQRAAFLRALLSPQELMLLDEPFSALDALTRSDMQRWLLDIWEQNRRSVLFITHNIEEALLLADRVYVLSNRPATVLHEVHVPFDRPRREEITEESAFLERKRQIAQWMREEQQKARLS
- a CDS encoding thiamine-binding protein, with the protein product MASTLLSIQVIPKTPNGENSYPYVDRAIEVIQQSGLKYQVNALDTTMEGELEELLEVVRKMHEVLVEAGSPSIISQIKIAHSPTGFSMDTLTEKYR
- a CDS encoding TetR family transcriptional regulator, translated to MTEPELDIKTRILLAAKKLFAQQGYDGTSVRQICDEAGANVSLVSYHFGGKEKVFEALFEHFFPGHMMNALAEESMSSPVEGIRRIIGEVVKFTMTDREMSDIVQLEITLRTHRTATVFRFLDPVWTRVRDLLQEGKDQGLFQVESVSYAMLQVMGVALAHKRAKNSRFGFDYQDMNTDELAEQTIEFVLRGLGVNHHE
- a CDS encoding TatD family hydrolase, producing the protein MNTRRNSLVHSQAFAPLIDAHIHFDQYTPDEQREMLLSFPSQQVEAVIAVSMNLASARVNLELAKQHPRNIYPAFGFHPEQELPSVAELDLFFQWIEKHIGQATAIGEVGLPYYNRLEAEQAGQRFDQSGYIELLERFIQLAKKYNKPLVLHAVYEDADIVCDLLEQNQFRRAHFHWFKGSHQTVRRIADNGYFISFTPDIRYEEEIRELARQYPSEQVMAETDGPWPFEGPFQGRMTHPAMTRQVIQAWSEITGMGTERTARLFYQNTKRFYGLT